One Phocaeicola dorei genomic region harbors:
- a CDS encoding sodium-dependent transporter, with amino-acid sequence MQKSERVNFGSKIGAVLAAAGSAVGLGNIWRFPYETGNHGGAAFILVYLACVLMLGMPIMIAEFTVGRHSKASTGRAYKVLAPGTHWKWLGYLGVLAGFLILGYYSVVAGWTLEYILEAGVNGFADKKPEDFVVAFQSFSKDPVRPLIWLVIFLLVTHFVIVKGVKDGIEKSSKVLMPVLFILIVVLVGCSLSLPNAEKGLEFLLKPDFSKVNGDVFLGAMGQAFFSLSLGMGCLSTYASYFGKETKLGNTALSVGVIDTFVAVLAGLIIFPAAFSVGIQPDAGPSLIFITLPNVFQQAFSGVPILAYIFSVMFYVLLALAALTSTISLHEVVTAFLHEEFNLTRGRAARLVTFGCIIIGVISSLSLGVMQKYTLFDKGFFDLLDFVTAKIMLPLGGLLVCIFVGWYLKRSVSYEELTNGGKLKAGLFNLYIFLLRYVAPVAIILIFINELGLI; translated from the coding sequence ATGCAAAAAAGCGAAAGAGTAAATTTCGGAAGTAAGATTGGGGCTGTTCTGGCGGCGGCAGGTTCGGCTGTAGGACTTGGTAATATATGGAGGTTTCCCTATGAGACGGGAAATCATGGAGGTGCGGCATTTATTTTGGTATACTTGGCGTGTGTTCTTATGTTGGGAATGCCTATTATGATTGCCGAATTCACAGTAGGTCGTCATTCAAAAGCAAGTACGGGACGTGCTTATAAGGTTTTGGCTCCCGGAACTCATTGGAAGTGGTTGGGATATTTGGGAGTTTTGGCCGGTTTTCTTATTCTAGGATATTATTCGGTAGTGGCAGGATGGACTTTGGAGTATATATTGGAAGCGGGAGTTAATGGTTTTGCAGATAAGAAGCCGGAAGATTTTGTGGTTGCTTTCCAGAGTTTTTCGAAGGATCCTGTTCGTCCACTTATTTGGCTGGTCATCTTTTTATTGGTTACCCATTTTGTTATAGTAAAGGGAGTGAAAGATGGAATAGAAAAATCTTCGAAGGTGCTGATGCCTGTTTTGTTTATACTGATAGTAGTTTTGGTAGGGTGTTCATTGTCGCTTCCCAATGCGGAAAAAGGTTTGGAGTTTCTGCTGAAGCCTGATTTTAGTAAAGTGAACGGAGATGTTTTCTTAGGGGCTATGGGGCAGGCGTTCTTTTCCTTAAGTTTGGGAATGGGATGTCTTTCAACCTATGCTTCTTATTTTGGGAAAGAAACCAAACTGGGAAATACGGCTCTGAGTGTCGGTGTGATTGATACTTTTGTGGCTGTCTTAGCCGGATTGATTATTTTTCCGGCAGCCTTTTCTGTAGGTATCCAGCCGGATGCGGGACCATCATTAATTTTTATTACATTGCCTAATGTTTTTCAACAAGCTTTTAGCGGTGTGCCGATATTAGCTTATATTTTCTCGGTGATGTTCTATGTCTTGCTGGCTTTGGCTGCATTGACTTCTACTATTTCTTTACATGAAGTGGTGACGGCTTTTCTGCACGAGGAATTCAATTTAACTCGTGGCCGTGCTGCTAGATTGGTCACCTTCGGGTGTATTATAATTGGGGTCATTTCTTCCTTGTCATTGGGGGTTATGCAGAAATATACGCTGTTTGATAAGGGATTCTTTGACTTGCTTGATTTTGTCACTGCAAAAATAATGCTTCCTTTGGGTGGTTTGCTGGTATGTATTTTTGTAGGATGGTATTTGAAACGTTCCGTTTCTTATGAGGAATTGACCAATGGAGGAAAGCTGAAAGCAGGTCTTTTCAATCTGTATATCTTTTTGTTGAGATACGTGGCACCTGTGGCTATCATTTTGATTTTTATCAATGAATTAGGGCTAATTTAG
- a CDS encoding ComEA family DNA-binding protein, with amino-acid sequence MWKDFFYFSKSERRAILFLLTLLFIFMCIWVLFPVKEESLEQDQEGIEEIKNFLAGVHEMEEKESLQYSYDKPKRIEVVLAAFDPNSADSIEFLQCGLPPFIAHTILQYRRAGGKFRTADDFSRVYGLSSEKFNILKPYIQISEAFRRKQDTLHFIKKVEKDTLAAYKYPEGTLVDLSEADTTELKKIPGIGSGIARMIVAYRKRLGGFYDTVQLKEVNYVDEDMLKWFKLGNTPIHRINANKAGLDKLRSHPYMNFYQAKVIIEYRRKKGKLKSLSQLSLYEEFTEKDLERLSHYLAFD; translated from the coding sequence ATGTGGAAAGACTTTTTCTATTTCTCGAAAAGCGAACGCAGAGCTATACTTTTTTTGTTGACTTTGCTTTTCATATTTATGTGTATATGGGTTCTTTTTCCAGTAAAGGAAGAGTCTTTGGAACAGGATCAAGAGGGAATAGAAGAAATAAAAAACTTTCTGGCCGGAGTACATGAAATGGAGGAGAAGGAATCTCTGCAATATTCCTATGATAAGCCTAAGAGAATAGAGGTGGTATTGGCTGCCTTTGATCCAAATTCAGCTGATTCCATCGAATTTTTGCAATGTGGATTGCCTCCTTTTATTGCACATACTATTTTGCAATACCGGAGAGCCGGCGGTAAATTCAGGACAGCGGATGATTTCTCTCGTGTTTATGGCTTGTCGTCCGAGAAATTTAATATCTTAAAACCCTATATCCAGATTTCAGAGGCTTTTCGGCGGAAACAGGATACATTGCACTTTATCAAAAAGGTGGAGAAAGATACGTTGGCAGCTTATAAATATCCGGAAGGAACTTTAGTCGATTTGAGTGAAGCGGACACTACCGAGTTGAAAAAGATTCCGGGAATAGGCAGTGGCATTGCACGCATGATTGTGGCTTACCGGAAACGTTTGGGAGGTTTTTATGACACGGTTCAGTTAAAGGAAGTGAACTATGTAGATGAGGATATGTTGAAGTGGTTTAAACTCGGAAATACACCAATTCATCGGATAAATGCCAATAAGGCTGGGCTTGACAAACTTCGCTCTCATCCTTATATGAATTTTTATCAGGCAAAGGTGATTATAGAATATAGGAGGAAAAAGGGAAAATTAAAAAGTCTTTCCCAGTTATCCTTGTATGAGGAATTCACTGAGAAAGACTTGGAACGTTTGTCGCACTATCTTGCTTTCGATTAA
- a CDS encoding alkaline phosphatase, whose product MKKLSFITVFVFLSILFVQAQQAKYVFYFIGDGMGVNQVLGTEMYRGELEGKIGVTPLLFTQFPYATIATTFSATNGVTDSAAAGTALATGNKTKNGALGVKKDLETKVNSIASWAKNKGCRVGISTSVSVDHATPAAFYAHQGQRSSYYNVGLDLIDANFDFYAGSDFLDPTNKKAAGSNSESLYTLVDKAGYTIARGYKDYQKKAKKSDKLILLQPATATDNSAIPYAIDRKKGDMTLTEITRAGINFLSKDLSKGFFLMVEGGKIDWACHSNDAATAFHEVMDMDNAIKVAYEFYEQHPDETLIVVTADHETGGIVLGKGPYTLNLQALKSQKVSESGYTKIVNELRKKYKNQVPWEVIKQSLKDNFGFWDSIQLNEKQEASLKKVYDESFSGKEIDLTKSEYQQDEPLAAEAKRILDDIALVGWTSGGHSGGYVPVFAIGAGAQLFQGRIDNTEIPVKIAEAAGYPNN is encoded by the coding sequence ATGAAAAAACTATCATTTATTACCGTATTTGTATTCCTGTCCATTCTTTTTGTACAGGCACAGCAAGCAAAGTATGTATTTTATTTCATCGGAGATGGAATGGGTGTTAACCAAGTTTTAGGAACAGAGATGTATCGTGGAGAGTTGGAAGGCAAAATTGGTGTGACTCCGTTATTATTCACCCAATTTCCTTATGCAACCATAGCCACTACTTTCTCGGCAACCAACGGAGTGACAGATTCAGCCGCTGCAGGAACAGCACTTGCTACGGGAAACAAAACAAAAAATGGCGCATTAGGTGTGAAAAAGGATCTGGAAACCAAAGTTAACAGTATTGCTTCTTGGGCAAAAAATAAAGGTTGCCGTGTAGGTATCAGTACCAGTGTCAGCGTAGACCATGCCACACCGGCTGCTTTTTACGCACACCAAGGACAAAGAAGCAGCTATTACAACGTGGGTCTGGATTTGATTGATGCCAACTTCGATTTCTATGCAGGATCAGACTTTTTAGATCCCACCAACAAAAAAGCCGCCGGTTCAAATTCAGAAAGTTTGTATACACTAGTGGACAAAGCCGGATATACCATAGCCCGTGGCTACAAAGACTATCAGAAAAAAGCAAAAAAATCGGATAAACTGATTCTCTTACAACCTGCGACAGCAACAGACAATAGTGCTATCCCCTATGCTATCGATCGAAAAAAAGGCGATATGACTTTAACTGAAATCACCCGTGCCGGAATCAATTTCCTATCTAAAGATCTATCAAAAGGGTTTTTCCTTATGGTTGAAGGAGGTAAAATAGACTGGGCTTGCCACAGCAACGACGCCGCTACTGCATTCCACGAAGTGATGGATATGGATAATGCCATAAAAGTTGCTTACGAATTCTACGAACAACATCCTGATGAAACCCTGATTGTAGTAACAGCCGACCACGAAACCGGAGGAATCGTTTTAGGAAAAGGTCCGTATACTTTGAACCTGCAAGCTTTAAAATCACAAAAAGTAAGTGAAAGCGGATATACTAAAATTGTAAACGAATTAAGAAAAAAATACAAGAATCAAGTACCTTGGGAAGTTATCAAGCAATCATTGAAGGATAATTTCGGATTTTGGGATAGTATTCAACTGAATGAAAAGCAAGAAGCATCCCTGAAGAAAGTATATGATGAATCATTTAGCGGTAAAGAGATAGATTTAACCAAAAGTGAATATCAACAAGACGAACCTTTGGCAGCTGAGGCCAAGAGAATTCTGGATGACATCGCTCTGGTAGGTTGGACCAGTGGTGGGCACTCTGGAGGTTATGTACCCGTATTCGCTATCGGAGCCGGCGCCCAACTATTCCAAGGTCGCATTGACAATACCGAAATTCCGGTAAAAATAGCAGAAGCTGCTGGTTATCCCAACAATTAA
- the thiL gene encoding thiamine-phosphate kinase produces the protein MQEINRTEIATLGEFGLIKHLTKDIELKNPETQYGVGDDAAVLEFKDKEVLVTTDLLMEGVHFDLVYTPLKHLGYKSAIVNFSDIYAMNGAPKQITVSIALSKRFCIEDLEQFYDGLKLACELHHVDIVGGDTTSSVTGLAISITCIGEADKDKVVYRNGAQDTDLICVSGDLGGAYMGLQLLEREKAVFQGEKEANPDFSGKEYILERQLKPEARKDIIEKLAKAGIKPTAMMDISDGLSSELLHICSQSDTGCRVYEERIPIDYQTAVMAEELNMNVTTCALNGGEDYELLFTVPLTEHERVSAIEGIKVIGHITKPELGCALITRDGQEFELKAQGWNPLKEK, from the coding sequence ATGCAGGAAATAAACAGAACAGAAATAGCGACCTTAGGTGAGTTCGGCCTCATTAAACATCTGACGAAGGATATTGAGTTAAAAAATCCGGAAACCCAATATGGTGTGGGAGACGATGCAGCCGTATTGGAGTTTAAAGATAAAGAGGTATTGGTGACCACAGACTTACTGATGGAAGGGGTACATTTTGATTTGGTTTATACCCCATTGAAACATTTGGGATATAAATCGGCCATCGTAAACTTCTCGGACATTTATGCTATGAATGGTGCTCCAAAACAAATCACAGTTTCTATCGCACTGTCCAAACGCTTTTGTATTGAAGATTTAGAACAATTCTATGATGGGCTAAAACTGGCTTGTGAACTACACCATGTAGATATTGTGGGTGGAGATACAACTTCATCCGTAACCGGGCTCGCCATCAGTATTACTTGCATAGGTGAAGCGGACAAGGACAAAGTGGTTTATCGCAACGGCGCACAAGATACAGACTTGATTTGTGTCAGCGGTGACTTGGGAGGAGCTTATATGGGACTTCAACTTCTAGAGCGTGAAAAGGCTGTTTTCCAAGGAGAAAAAGAAGCAAATCCGGATTTTTCCGGAAAAGAATATATTTTGGAACGTCAGTTAAAGCCTGAAGCACGTAAGGATATCATTGAGAAACTGGCAAAAGCGGGAATCAAGCCCACCGCTATGATGGATATTTCCGACGGCCTTTCTTCGGAACTGCTGCATATATGCTCACAAAGCGATACCGGCTGTCGCGTTTACGAGGAAAGAATTCCCATTGATTACCAAACGGCTGTAATGGCGGAAGAGCTGAATATGAATGTGACAACATGTGCTTTAAATGGTGGTGAGGACTATGAGCTATTATTTACTGTACCTTTAACAGAGCATGAACGAGTTTCGGCTATAGAGGGTATAAAAGTGATTGGTCACATCACCAAACCGGAGCTGGGATGTGCCCTGATTACCCGTGACGGACAAGAATTTGAGCTGAAAGCGCAAGGTTGGAATCCACTAAAAGAAAAATAA
- a CDS encoding purine-nucleoside phosphorylase, whose translation MLEKIQETADFLREKMHTSPETAIILGTGLGSLVHEITDKYEINYKDIPNFPVSTVEGHSGKLIFGKLGNKDIMAMQGRFHFYEGYSMKEVTFPVRVMRELGIKTLFVSNAAGGTNADFEIGDLMIIRDHINFFPEHPLHGKNIEYGPRFPDMSEAYSKELIDKALEIAKEKGIKVQQGVYIGTQGPTFETPAEYKMFHILGADAVGMSTVPEVIVANHCGIKVFGVSVITDLGVEGKIVEVSHEEVQKAADEAQPRMTTIMREMINRI comes from the coding sequence ATGTTAGAAAAAATTCAAGAAACAGCAGATTTTCTTAGAGAAAAGATGCATACCAGTCCCGAAACTGCTATCATATTAGGTACCGGCTTAGGAAGCCTAGTACACGAAATTACCGATAAATACGAGATCAATTACAAAGATATCCCTAATTTCCCTGTTTCAACCGTAGAGGGACATAGCGGTAAATTGATTTTCGGCAAATTGGGTAATAAAGACATCATGGCCATGCAAGGACGTTTCCACTTCTATGAAGGATACTCCATGAAAGAAGTTACCTTCCCTGTACGAGTGATGCGTGAATTAGGTATCAAAACATTGTTCGTATCCAATGCAGCTGGAGGTACGAATGCAGACTTTGAAATTGGTGACCTGATGATTATCAGAGATCATATCAACTTTTTTCCCGAACATCCGTTGCACGGCAAGAACATTGAATACGGCCCCCGTTTCCCGGATATGAGTGAAGCCTACTCCAAAGAACTGATAGACAAAGCACTGGAGATCGCTAAAGAAAAAGGTATCAAAGTACAACAAGGAGTATATATCGGTACACAGGGACCTACCTTCGAAACTCCGGCAGAATACAAGATGTTCCACATTCTTGGAGCTGACGCCGTAGGTATGTCTACCGTTCCTGAAGTTATTGTAGCAAACCATTGTGGCATCAAAGTGTTTGGAGTATCGGTTATCACCGACCTAGGCGTGGAGGGAAAAATTGTGGAAGTTTCACACGAAGAGGTTCAGAAAGCGGCAGATGAAGCGCAACCGCGCATGACTACCATTATGCGTGAAATGATTAATCGAATTTAA
- the lpxK gene encoding tetraacyldisaccharide 4'-kinase — MEGNLIKINKWLYPVSWLYGTGVWLRNKLFDWGIYKERKFDVPIISVGNITVGGTGKTPHTEYLIRLLQKDYKVAVLSHGYKRKSKGFVLAGPDTSIQMIGDEPFQMKQKFPDIYMAVDRNRCHGIEQLCNSHIAPGTEVIILDDAFQHRYVKPGMNILLVDYHRLICEDALLPAGRMREPENGKSRAHIVIVTKCPKDITPMDLRVLSKQMELYPYQQLYFTTLAYGKLHPLFTVGNAVPLKEIEKDKHILLVTGIASPAKLIQDLSPYNEHIESLAFSDHHNFTARDMELIKKRFMKLPEGKRMIITTEKDSVRLAAHPLMDKTLKPYIYMLPIEVIFLQDQQELFNSNITNYVRKNSRNSRFS; from the coding sequence ATGGAAGGTAATCTTATCAAGATAAACAAGTGGCTATATCCGGTTTCATGGCTTTATGGGACCGGCGTATGGCTGCGTAATAAATTGTTTGACTGGGGAATATACAAAGAACGTAAGTTTGATGTCCCAATCATCTCGGTAGGCAACATCACCGTGGGCGGAACCGGAAAGACCCCCCATACAGAATACTTGATAAGATTATTGCAGAAAGATTACAAAGTGGCCGTACTGAGCCACGGCTACAAACGCAAATCCAAAGGTTTTGTACTTGCTGGGCCGGATACGTCCATACAGATGATAGGTGACGAACCTTTCCAAATGAAACAGAAGTTTCCGGACATCTATATGGCAGTAGACCGAAACCGTTGTCATGGCATAGAGCAGTTATGCAATAGTCACATTGCCCCCGGAACAGAAGTGATTATTTTGGATGATGCTTTCCAGCACCGATATGTAAAACCCGGAATGAACATCTTATTAGTAGATTACCATCGACTGATTTGCGAAGACGCCTTGCTGCCTGCCGGACGAATGCGCGAACCTGAAAATGGAAAAAGCCGGGCACATATTGTCATTGTCACTAAATGCCCTAAGGACATCACCCCGATGGATTTGAGAGTCTTGAGCAAGCAAATGGAACTTTACCCCTATCAGCAGCTCTACTTCACGACATTAGCATACGGCAAGCTGCATCCGTTGTTTACAGTAGGGAATGCAGTTCCATTAAAAGAGATAGAAAAAGATAAGCATATCCTATTGGTGACAGGCATAGCCTCACCAGCAAAACTCATTCAAGATTTATCACCATACAATGAGCACATTGAGTCACTGGCTTTCAGTGACCACCATAACTTTACAGCAAGAGATATGGAACTGATAAAGAAACGTTTCATGAAACTTCCGGAAGGTAAACGCATGATTATCACCACTGAAAAAGACTCAGTACGATTAGCAGCCCATCCACTGATGGACAAGACACTAAAACCTTATATATATATGCTGCCCATTGAGGTAATCTTCTTACAAGACCAACAAGAACTGTTTAATTCAAATATAACCAACTATGTTAGAAAAAATTCAAGAAACAGCAGATTTTCTTAG
- the sppA gene encoding signal peptide peptidase SppA yields the protein MKDFLKFTFASVIGVILAGVVFTILGIITLVGIVASSDTETVVKDNSIFVLDFKGSLSERVQENPLQQLLGEEFEAYGLDDILASIKKAKDNDKIKGIYIQPSYLEASYASLEEIRNALLDFKESGKFIVAYADQYAQKMYYLSSVADKIIINPQGSIGWHGAGMQPVFFKNLVSKLGLEIQVFRVGTYKSAVEPFIATEMSPANREQMTECLESVWNRIQADVSDSRHIPTDTLNAYADRYMDFCQAEEYVQCGLADTLMYKDEVISYLKQLSGRDEDDKLNSLFIEDMINVKKNVPKDKSGNVIAVYYAYGEILDAPGSSTEDCIDVQKMCKGLRKLRDNDDVKAVVLRVNSPGGSAYGSDQIWREVVRLKEKKPVIVSMGDYAASGGYYISCAADRIFADPTTLTGSIGIFGMMYSGEKLFTETLGLNFDVVKTNKMADLGASLGPILTRPLNASEQELMQNYVNRGYKLFVSRCAEGRKMSTEAIEKVAEGRVWTGAMAKDLGLVDELGGIDKALNAAATQAGIENYSIIGYPEKENIFASLLGNQKKHYVNSEIKEYLGSYYNSFKALENIKNANCIQARMPFDPNIQ from the coding sequence ATGAAAGATTTTCTAAAATTTACGTTTGCCAGCGTTATCGGCGTCATTCTGGCAGGCGTAGTGTTCACTATACTAGGGATTATCACTCTGGTTGGCATAGTCGCATCATCGGATACTGAAACGGTGGTGAAAGACAACTCTATCTTCGTACTCGACTTTAAAGGCAGTCTATCCGAACGCGTACAGGAAAACCCACTCCAACAACTTTTGGGGGAAGAATTTGAGGCATACGGTTTGGATGACATTCTAGCTTCTATCAAGAAAGCAAAAGACAATGACAAAATCAAGGGTATTTATATCCAACCTTCTTATCTGGAAGCATCATACGCTTCCTTAGAGGAAATACGCAATGCATTACTGGATTTCAAAGAAAGCGGTAAATTCATCGTTGCTTATGCAGACCAATATGCACAGAAGATGTATTATCTTTCCAGCGTGGCCGATAAAATAATTATCAATCCGCAAGGAAGTATCGGATGGCACGGAGCAGGCATGCAACCTGTTTTCTTCAAAAATCTGGTTTCCAAACTAGGACTGGAAATACAAGTATTCAGAGTGGGTACTTACAAATCAGCCGTGGAACCGTTTATCGCTACAGAAATGAGTCCGGCCAACCGCGAACAGATGACCGAATGTCTGGAATCTGTCTGGAATCGTATTCAGGCAGATGTATCCGATTCACGACACATCCCGACAGATACTCTGAATGCTTATGCAGACCGATATATGGATTTTTGTCAGGCAGAAGAATATGTTCAATGCGGACTAGCAGACACCTTGATGTATAAAGATGAAGTTATTTCCTATCTGAAACAATTAAGCGGTCGTGACGAAGACGACAAGCTGAACAGTCTTTTCATAGAAGATATGATAAACGTCAAGAAAAATGTGCCCAAAGACAAAAGTGGAAATGTAATAGCCGTATATTATGCATACGGTGAGATTCTGGATGCTCCCGGCAGTTCCACAGAAGATTGTATTGATGTACAAAAGATGTGTAAAGGCCTGCGCAAATTACGTGATAACGATGATGTAAAAGCTGTTGTATTACGCGTCAACTCACCGGGTGGCAGCGCATACGGTTCAGATCAAATATGGCGTGAAGTAGTAAGACTGAAAGAGAAAAAACCGGTAATCGTTTCTATGGGAGATTATGCTGCATCAGGAGGCTATTACATTTCCTGCGCTGCAGACCGCATTTTCGCTGACCCGACTACGCTGACTGGTTCTATCGGCATATTCGGCATGATGTATTCAGGTGAGAAACTGTTTACTGAAACTTTAGGATTGAATTTTGATGTAGTGAAAACTAATAAAATGGCAGATCTGGGTGCCAGCCTAGGTCCTATTCTTACCCGTCCATTAAACGCATCAGAACAAGAATTGATGCAGAATTATGTCAACCGAGGATACAAGCTATTCGTAAGCCGTTGCGCCGAAGGTAGAAAAATGTCTACAGAGGCTATTGAAAAAGTAGCTGAAGGCCGTGTATGGACCGGTGCTATGGCCAAAGATCTCGGTTTGGTAGATGAACTGGGAGGTATAGACAAGGCATTAAATGCCGCCGCCACCCAAGCCGGCATAGAAAATTACAGTATTATCGGCTATCCCGAAAAAGAAAATATTTTCGCAAGTTTGCTGGGCAATCAGAAAAAACATTATGTAAACAGCGAAATCAAAGAATATTTGGGAAGCTATTATAACAGCTTCAAGGCGCTGGAGAACATAAAAAACGCCAACTGCATACAGGCACGTATGCCGTTTGACCCTAATATCCAATAA
- a CDS encoding nitroreductase family protein, with product MTKSFKEALKARRTFYQIENKSTLSDKEIRDLIRFAVEFVPSAFNSQTTRVALLTGKAHEKLWNIVKNVLRERVPAEVFGKTEEKIDGCFACGYGTILYFEDMAIVRSLQESFPTYKDNFPIWAEQTDAMHQLAVWTMLEDAGMGASLQHYNPLIDDEVRKAWNLPGDWKLVAQMPFGVPVAQPGSKEVMSLDERVFEFTD from the coding sequence ATGACAAAAAGTTTTAAAGAGGCTCTGAAAGCCCGTCGTACATTTTATCAGATCGAAAACAAATCGACATTGTCTGATAAAGAAATAAGAGATTTAATTCGTTTTGCTGTAGAATTTGTCCCCTCAGCTTTCAATTCTCAAACCACCCGTGTTGCGTTATTAACAGGTAAGGCGCATGAAAAGTTGTGGAACATTGTAAAAAATGTCTTGCGTGAGCGGGTTCCGGCTGAGGTATTTGGCAAGACCGAAGAAAAGATTGATGGCTGTTTTGCTTGTGGATATGGTACTATTCTATATTTTGAAGATATGGCTATCGTTCGCTCTTTGCAGGAAAGTTTCCCCACTTATAAAGATAATTTCCCTATCTGGGCAGAGCAGACCGATGCTATGCATCAGTTGGCAGTCTGGACCATGCTGGAAGATGCAGGAATGGGGGCGTCTTTGCAACATTATAATCCGCTGATTGATGATGAAGTACGTAAAGCTTGGAATTTGCCTGGTGATTGGAAATTGGTAGCGCAGATGCCATTCGGTGTGCCTGTTGCACAACCGGGCTCTAAGGAAGTGATGTCATTGGATGAGCGTGTTTTTGAATTTACTGATTAA